The Hyphomonadaceae bacterium ML37 genome includes a region encoding these proteins:
- a CDS encoding PhoH family protein: MGKRAVKRRQGGFNAEAYEEEKVRALFPGSGWSPDETDPMRDQRYIKSVKPRSEGQAVLMDAIDAHNLVLALGPAGTGKTYLAVAKAVEALEAGDIGRIVLSRPAVEAGESIGFLPGAMEEKLAPYLRPLYDALSDRLSPKRLKSLMAEGLIEIAPIGYMRGRTLNNAFVVVDEAQNCTYAQLKMLLTRLGWNSTMVVTGDPAQTDLLPELSGLKPISERLAEVDDIAVVQLKPEDIVRHPLVASMLEVL; the protein is encoded by the coding sequence ATGGGCAAGCGAGCCGTCAAACGCCGTCAGGGTGGATTTAACGCCGAAGCCTATGAAGAGGAGAAAGTCCGAGCGCTCTTTCCCGGATCGGGATGGAGCCCGGACGAGACCGACCCCATGCGCGACCAGCGTTATATCAAGTCGGTCAAACCCCGCTCGGAAGGCCAGGCGGTCCTGATGGACGCGATTGACGCGCATAACCTGGTGCTGGCGCTGGGACCGGCCGGCACGGGCAAGACCTATCTCGCCGTCGCCAAGGCGGTCGAAGCGCTGGAAGCCGGCGATATCGGACGCATCGTCCTGTCGCGCCCGGCTGTGGAGGCCGGCGAATCCATCGGCTTCCTGCCCGGCGCCATGGAAGAGAAACTCGCGCCCTATCTGCGCCCGCTCTATGACGCATTGTCAGACCGGCTCAGCCCCAAACGCCTCAAATCGCTGATGGCTGAAGGCCTGATCGAGATCGCGCCCATCGGCTATATGCGCGGGCGCACGCTCAACAACGCCTTCGTGGTGGTCGACGAGGCGCAGAACTGCACCTACGCCCAGCTGAAAATGCTGCTCACGCGCCTGGGCTGGAACTCCACCATGGTGGTGACCGGCGACCCCGCCCAGACCGACTTGCTGCCCGAGCTTTCAGGCCTGAAACCGATCTCCGAACGCCTCGCCGAGGTGGATGATATCGCCGTCGTGCAACTCAAGCCCGAAGACATCGTGCGCCACCCGCTGGTCGCCTCGATGCTTGAAGTGCTCTGA
- a CDS encoding gamma carbonic anhydrase family protein → MTLYALGEDTPQISPDGAWAAPDAALIGKVTLMRGASVWFGAVLRGDNEMITLGEDANVQDGAVLHTDMGFPLALGRGVTVGHNAMLHGCTVGDYTLIGIGATVLNGAKIGRNCIIGAHALITEGKEIPDGSVVMGAPGKVVKQIEDGVAELLKASADHYVENAARYARDLKPLG, encoded by the coding sequence ATGACCCTTTACGCGCTCGGCGAAGACACGCCGCAGATCAGCCCGGACGGCGCCTGGGCGGCGCCTGATGCGGCGCTGATCGGCAAGGTGACCCTGATGCGCGGCGCTTCGGTCTGGTTCGGCGCGGTGCTGCGCGGCGACAATGAAATGATCACGCTGGGCGAAGACGCCAATGTCCAGGACGGGGCGGTGCTGCACACCGATATGGGCTTTCCCCTGGCGCTGGGGCGCGGGGTGACGGTGGGCCACAACGCCATGCTCCATGGCTGCACGGTGGGCGACTACACGCTGATCGGCATCGGCGCGACCGTGCTCAACGGCGCGAAAATCGGCCGGAATTGCATCATCGGCGCCCACGCCCTGATTACCGAGGGCAAGGAGATTCCCGACGGCTCGGTGGTGATGGGCGCGCCGGGCAAAGTGGTCAAACAGATCGAGGACGGCGTGGCCGAACTCCTGAAAGCCAGCGCTGACCATTATGTGGAGAACGCCGCGCGCTATGCCCGCGACCTCAAGCCTTTGGGCTGA